Proteins encoded within one genomic window of Acidovorax sp. 107:
- a CDS encoding DUF350 domain-containing protein: MGFEWLKPAAFLGSILYAIIGVIIFWLAFVIVDKITPYDLWREIVEKQNQALGLVVAAMCLGISIIVAAAIH, from the coding sequence ATGGGATTCGAATGGCTCAAACCCGCAGCATTTCTCGGGTCCATCCTCTACGCCATCATTGGCGTCATCATCTTCTGGCTGGCCTTTGTCATCGTTGACAAGATCACGCCCTATGACCTGTGGCGCGAGATCGTCGAAAAGCAGAACCAGGCCCTGGGCCTGGTGGTGGCTGCGATGTGCCTGGGCATCAGCATCATCGTGGCGGCTGCCATCCATTGA
- a CDS encoding DUF4178 domain-containing protein, protein MATDPTQRYYRAPCPGCGAPVEFKSAQSTHAVCGYCQSTVVRSGDVLTRLGKMAELFDDHSPLQLMASGRIQLDGKDVPFTLIGRLQYKGDAGVWTEWAAFLNDGTLATLGEDNGAYVFTRPIDPGREMPAPERFRIGTTTAINGKPYSVAYTGQAQLISAQGELPKLPPLGQPFGMVELRSSDGEVVSIDYGHTPPNVERGKAVLLEDLQLQGLKDESAKDEKGRQFNCPHCGAPVQVQLSTSKSITCGSCASIISLDSGVGGELRSAEQDEPVQPLIPLGSKGQLQGVHWQVVGFQHRMGVEPGDDEHFGWSEYLLYNQKRGFAFLVDSEEGWSMVRPTTGAPQMASTGRSATYMGTKYDLKYTYEAETTYVLGEFYWQVTRGQKTTNRDFANSKGLLSMEQSPNEITWSAGDKLSSDTVAKAFQLDDKKDVLKRDDPGPFVAKSGLGCGTIIIIAVVILILLILLSRCSSCDPRVENCSSSSSYRSSGGSYGGYSSGGSHK, encoded by the coding sequence ATGGCCACCGACCCCACCCAGCGCTATTACCGCGCGCCCTGCCCCGGCTGTGGCGCGCCGGTGGAGTTCAAGAGCGCGCAGTCCACCCACGCAGTCTGCGGCTACTGCCAGAGCACCGTGGTGCGCAGTGGCGACGTGCTCACGCGCCTGGGCAAGATGGCCGAGCTGTTCGACGACCACAGCCCGCTGCAGCTCATGGCCAGCGGGCGCATCCAGCTCGACGGCAAGGACGTTCCCTTCACCCTCATCGGTCGCCTGCAGTACAAGGGCGATGCGGGCGTGTGGACCGAATGGGCGGCCTTCCTGAATGACGGTACCTTGGCCACCCTGGGCGAGGACAACGGTGCCTACGTCTTCACCCGGCCCATCGACCCGGGTCGCGAGATGCCTGCGCCCGAGCGCTTTCGCATCGGCACCACCACGGCCATCAACGGCAAGCCCTACAGCGTGGCCTACACCGGCCAGGCGCAGCTGATCTCGGCCCAGGGCGAGCTGCCCAAGCTGCCACCGCTGGGCCAGCCCTTTGGCATGGTCGAGCTGAGGAGCAGCGACGGTGAAGTGGTCAGCATCGACTACGGCCACACCCCGCCCAATGTGGAGCGTGGCAAGGCCGTGCTGCTCGAAGACCTGCAGCTGCAGGGCCTCAAGGACGAATCGGCCAAGGACGAAAAAGGCCGCCAGTTCAACTGCCCGCACTGCGGTGCGCCCGTGCAGGTACAGCTGTCCACCTCCAAGAGCATTACCTGCGGCTCGTGCGCCAGCATCATCAGCCTCGATAGCGGCGTGGGCGGCGAGCTGCGCTCGGCCGAGCAGGACGAACCCGTGCAGCCCCTCATCCCGCTGGGCAGCAAGGGCCAACTGCAGGGCGTGCACTGGCAAGTGGTGGGCTTTCAGCACCGCATGGGCGTGGAGCCCGGCGACGACGAGCACTTTGGCTGGAGCGAATACCTGCTCTACAACCAGAAGCGCGGTTTTGCGTTCCTGGTCGATTCCGAAGAAGGCTGGAGCATGGTGCGCCCCACCACCGGCGCGCCGCAGATGGCGTCCACCGGTCGCTCGGCCACGTACATGGGCACCAAGTACGACCTCAAGTACACCTACGAGGCCGAGACCACCTATGTGCTGGGCGAGTTCTACTGGCAGGTCACGCGCGGTCAGAAGACCACCAACCGCGACTTTGCCAACAGCAAGGGCCTGCTGTCGATGGAGCAGAGCCCGAACGAGATCACCTGGTCTGCGGGGGATAAGCTCTCCAGCGACACGGTGGCCAAGGCCTTCCAGCTGGACGACAAGAAAGATGTCCTGAAGCGCGACGACCCCGGTCCATTCGTGGCCAAATCCGGCCTGGGTTGCGGCACCATCATCATCATCGCGGTGGTGATCCTGATCCTGCTCATCCTGCTGAGCCGCTGCTCCAGCTGCGATCCCCGGGTCGAAAACTGTTCCTCGTCCTCCAGCTACCGCAGCTCGGGGGGCTCGTACGGCGGATATTCGTCGGGCGGCAGCCACAAGTAG
- a CDS encoding SPFH domain-containing protein, with translation MALMDFIKKQFIDILQWTEEGDGTLAWRFPMAGMEIQNGGTLVVRESQMAIFVNEGQVADVFGPGTYKLTTQTLPVLTYLKNWDKLFESPFKSDVYFFSTRQQIDQKWGTPQPITIRDKDFGAVRLRAFGNYAFRIADPKLFHTEISGTRESYPVADLEGQLRGMVLQNISNAIAGSGLPFLDLAANQVMFADALTKELAPIFAKLGILIESLTVQNVSLPEELQKILDQKIGMGMVGNDMGKFMQYQTAQAIPKFAEGAGNGGGVAGDAMGLGAGVALGQVLAQNLQQGLQGGGAAAQAAPAAAAAAVGVKPEDVMATLEKLGELKSKGILTQEEFDAKKAELLKKLV, from the coding sequence ATGGCCCTCATGGACTTCATCAAGAAACAGTTCATTGACATCCTTCAATGGACCGAAGAGGGGGACGGCACGCTGGCCTGGCGCTTCCCCATGGCCGGCATGGAAATCCAGAACGGCGGCACGCTGGTGGTGCGCGAGTCGCAGATGGCCATCTTCGTGAACGAAGGCCAGGTGGCCGATGTGTTTGGCCCCGGCACCTACAAGCTCACCACGCAGACGCTGCCGGTGCTCACGTACCTGAAGAACTGGGACAAGCTCTTTGAGTCCCCCTTCAAGAGCGATGTGTACTTCTTCAGCACGCGCCAGCAGATCGACCAGAAGTGGGGCACACCCCAGCCCATCACGATCCGCGACAAGGACTTTGGCGCCGTGCGCCTGCGCGCGTTTGGCAACTACGCCTTCCGCATTGCCGACCCCAAGCTGTTCCACACCGAAATCTCGGGCACGCGCGAGTCCTACCCCGTGGCCGACCTGGAGGGCCAGTTGCGCGGCATGGTGCTGCAGAACATCAGCAACGCCATTGCGGGCAGTGGCCTGCCCTTTCTGGACCTGGCGGCCAACCAGGTCATGTTTGCCGATGCGCTGACCAAGGAACTCGCGCCCATCTTCGCCAAGCTGGGCATCTTGATCGAGTCCCTCACGGTGCAGAACGTCTCGCTGCCCGAAGAGCTGCAGAAGATCCTCGACCAGAAGATCGGCATGGGCATGGTCGGCAACGACATGGGCAAGTTCATGCAGTACCAGACGGCGCAGGCCATCCCCAAGTTTGCTGAGGGCGCGGGCAACGGCGGCGGTGTGGCGGGTGACGCCATGGGCCTGGGCGCCGGTGTGGCGCTGGGCCAGGTGCTGGCGCAGAACCTGCAGCAGGGCCTGCAAGGCGGCGGTGCAGCAGCCCAGGCAGCGCCTGCAGCGGCGGCCGCTGCGGTGGGCGTCAAGCCCGAAGACGTGATGGCCACGCTGGAGAAGCTGGGCGAGCTCAAGTCCAAGGGCATCCTCACGCAGGAAGAGTTCGACGCCAAGAAGGCCGAACTGCTCAAGAAGCTCGTCTGA
- a CDS encoding DUF2061 domain-containing protein, with product MSLVRRVARQNQTMLMKTGSYYLIHICVAALVAYAVTGNLWASLTLSLLEPTVQAVAFFFHEKAWDQAGQRVVTQGV from the coding sequence ATGTCCCTCGTCCGCCGCGTTGCCCGCCAGAACCAAACCATGCTGATGAAGACGGGCAGCTACTACCTGATCCACATCTGCGTGGCCGCCCTGGTGGCTTATGCCGTTACCGGCAACCTGTGGGCCTCGCTCACCCTGAGCCTGCTGGAGCCCACGGTGCAGGCGGTGGCCTTCTTCTTCCACGAAAAGGCGTGGGACCAGGCTGGCCAGCGCGTTGTCACCCAGGGCGTCTGA
- a CDS encoding flagellar basal body protein has product MASISSIGSSGLQAAQLRLDASANNVANMNTPAYRREVVAQEEVAESAGVRATVQREQDAKGVALEQEAVEQMSATYAFKANLQTIKTQDEMMGSLLDVKA; this is encoded by the coding sequence ATGGCCAGCATTTCCTCCATCGGCAGTTCAGGGCTCCAGGCCGCCCAGTTGCGGCTGGATGCGTCGGCCAACAACGTGGCCAACATGAACACCCCCGCCTACCGCCGCGAGGTGGTTGCGCAAGAAGAAGTGGCTGAGAGCGCTGGTGTGCGCGCCACCGTGCAGCGCGAACAGGACGCCAAAGGCGTGGCGCTGGAACAGGAGGCGGTGGAGCAAATGTCCGCCACCTACGCGTTCAAGGCCAACCTGCAGACCATCAAGACGCAGGATGAAATGATGGGCTCTCTGCTGGATGTGAAAGCCTGA
- a CDS encoding LysR family transcriptional regulator: protein MQVKDPAPTSQAPVPAVPGKHRAVLGQLSDMDLRLLQVFKSVVECGGMSAAELELNIGTSTVSRHIKDLEARLGLTLCRRGRAGFALTAEGQRVYDETLRLLASVRSFRDSVDDIHSRMGGQLAVAVFDKTASNPAARIGEAIAAFTAQAPDVQLQLHVGSINAIERGVIDGSYQVGIIPAHRSSQSLAYADLFGETMLLYCGAGHPLFGASSPPADWHAVRGYQFAGLGYHSPNMELSHQARLQRAATGFDQESIATLILSGRFLGFLPDHYAEAFERQGRMQAVNPSLFHYHCQFVSLMRRSPAPARAAQAFAQCLEDAHRPGR, encoded by the coding sequence ATGCAAGTAAAAGACCCCGCTCCAACCTCCCAAGCCCCGGTGCCCGCTGTACCGGGCAAACACCGTGCCGTGCTGGGCCAGCTCAGCGATATGGACCTGCGCCTTTTGCAGGTGTTCAAGAGCGTAGTGGAGTGCGGCGGCATGTCTGCCGCTGAGCTGGAACTGAACATCGGCACCAGCACCGTCAGCCGCCACATCAAGGACCTGGAAGCCCGCCTGGGCCTCACGCTGTGCCGCCGGGGGCGGGCGGGGTTTGCGCTGACGGCCGAGGGGCAGCGGGTGTATGACGAAACCCTGCGCCTGCTGGCCTCGGTGCGCAGCTTTCGCGACAGCGTGGACGACATCCACTCGCGCATGGGCGGGCAGCTGGCCGTGGCGGTGTTCGACAAGACCGCCAGCAACCCGGCCGCCCGCATTGGCGAGGCGATTGCCGCCTTCACCGCCCAGGCGCCCGATGTGCAGCTGCAGCTGCATGTGGGCTCCATCAACGCCATCGAGCGCGGCGTGATCGACGGCAGCTACCAAGTGGGCATCATCCCCGCGCACCGCAGCTCGCAAAGCCTGGCCTACGCCGACCTGTTTGGCGAGACCATGCTGCTGTATTGCGGCGCGGGCCACCCGCTATTTGGGGCGTCATCGCCCCCGGCCGACTGGCACGCGGTGCGGGGCTACCAGTTCGCGGGGCTGGGCTACCACTCGCCCAACATGGAATTGAGCCACCAGGCCCGGCTGCAGCGCGCGGCCACGGGGTTTGACCAGGAGTCCATTGCCACGCTGATCCTGTCGGGCCGTTTTCTGGGGTTCTTGCCCGACCACTATGCCGAGGCCTTCGAGCGCCAGGGCCGCATGCAGGCGGTAAACCCGTCGCTGTTCCACTACCACTGCCAGTTTGTGAGCCTGATGCGCCGCTCGCCCGCGCCCGCCCGCGCGGCCCAGGCGTTTGCGCAGTGCCTGGAAGACGCGCACCGCCCCGGTCGCTGA
- a CDS encoding aspartate aminotransferase family protein produces the protein MSFVNIEKPAAGAEGPRMDAEWLDAHWMPYTANRQFKANPRMIVEGRGAYYTDADGRKIFDGLSGLWCAGLGHGRREIAEAIGKQAMKLDYAPAFQFGHPLGFELANRVKELTPAGLDYVFFTGSGSESADTSLKMARAYWRAKGQGTKTRLIGREKGYHGVNFGGISVGGIVANRKLFGQGVEADHIPHTQPPAGSFHKGMPPTGKELADRLLEVIALHDASNIAAVIVEPFSGSAGVVIPPVGYLQRLREICTQNNILLIFDEVISGFGRSGAWTGAEAFGVTPDILNFAKQVTNGAQPLGGVVASKEIYDTFMAAGGPEYMLEFPHGYTYSAHPVACAAGIAALDILQKEDMIGRVKALAPYFEEAVHSLKGAKHVLDIRNFGLAAGLTIAPLPGEPAKRPYEIAMNCWKKGFYVRYGGDTIQLAPPFISEKAEIDRLVNALGDALAETA, from the coding sequence ATGAGCTTCGTCAACATCGAAAAACCCGCCGCTGGCGCCGAAGGCCCCCGCATGGACGCCGAGTGGCTGGACGCGCACTGGATGCCGTACACGGCCAACCGCCAGTTCAAGGCCAACCCGCGCATGATCGTGGAGGGCCGCGGCGCCTACTACACCGATGCGGACGGTCGCAAGATTTTTGACGGTCTGTCGGGCCTGTGGTGCGCGGGCCTGGGCCATGGCCGCCGCGAGATCGCCGAGGCCATCGGCAAGCAGGCGATGAAGCTCGACTACGCACCCGCCTTCCAGTTCGGCCACCCACTGGGGTTTGAGTTGGCCAACCGCGTGAAGGAGCTGACGCCAGCCGGTCTGGACTACGTGTTCTTCACCGGCTCGGGCTCCGAGTCGGCCGACACGTCGCTCAAGATGGCGCGTGCCTACTGGCGCGCCAAGGGCCAGGGCACCAAGACGCGCCTGATCGGCCGCGAAAAGGGCTACCACGGCGTGAACTTTGGTGGTATCTCGGTGGGCGGCATCGTGGCCAACCGCAAGCTGTTTGGCCAGGGCGTCGAAGCCGACCACATCCCCCACACCCAGCCCCCCGCAGGCTCGTTCCACAAGGGCATGCCGCCCACGGGCAAGGAGCTGGCCGACCGCCTGCTGGAAGTGATTGCGCTGCACGACGCATCGAACATCGCAGCCGTCATCGTAGAGCCCTTCTCGGGCTCGGCCGGTGTGGTGATCCCGCCCGTGGGCTACCTGCAGCGCCTGCGCGAGATCTGCACACAAAACAACATCTTGTTGATTTTTGACGAGGTAATCAGCGGCTTTGGCCGCAGCGGCGCCTGGACGGGTGCCGAGGCCTTTGGCGTGACGCCCGACATCCTGAACTTTGCCAAGCAGGTCACCAACGGCGCGCAGCCGCTGGGGGGGGTGGTGGCCAGCAAAGAGATCTACGACACCTTCATGGCGGCAGGCGGCCCTGAGTACATGCTGGAGTTCCCGCATGGCTACACCTACTCGGCCCATCCCGTGGCTTGCGCAGCGGGCATTGCGGCGCTCGACATCCTGCAAAAGGAAGACATGATCGGCCGCGTCAAAGCGCTGGCGCCGTATTTTGAAGAAGCCGTGCACAGCCTCAAGGGCGCCAAGCATGTGCTGGACATCCGCAACTTCGGGCTGGCTGCGGGCTTGACGATTGCGCCGCTGCCCGGCGAACCCGCCAAGCGCCCTTATGAGATCGCAATGAACTGCTGGAAAAAGGGGTTCTACGTGCGCTATGGCGGCGACACCATCCAACTGGCGCCGCCCTTCATCAGCGAAAAGGCCGAGATCGACCGCTTGGTCAACGCTTTGGGCGATGCACTGGCTGAAACGGCCTGA
- a CDS encoding CoA-acylating methylmalonate-semialdehyde dehydrogenase, with amino-acid sequence MNHDKNVTTTIGHLIDGKLVADTERTQPVFNPATGQSTTSVALASQATVEAAIASAEAAFPAWRNTPPLKRARVMSKLKVLLEENADKIAALITAEHGKVLSDAHGELQRGIENVEYASYAPELLKGEHSRNVGLSIDSWSEFQALGVTAGITPFNFPAMVPLWMWPMAVACGNTFVLKPSERDPSSTLFIAQLALEAGLPPGVLNVVNGDKLAVDTLLRDPRVKAVSFVGSTPIAEYIYAEGCKHGKRVQALGGAKNHAVLMPDADVDNAVSALMGAAYGSCGERCMAIPLLVAVGDEVGDAVIAGLKTEIAQMKVGPGTDNGNDMGPLVTKPHFEKVKAYVDSGVAEGATLVVDGRGVKVAGHEQGYFLGACLFDNVKPGMKIYQEEIFGPVLGVVRVKTLQEAMQLINDHEYGNGTCIFTRDGEAARYFTDHIQVGMVGVNVPLPVPVAYHSFGGWKRSLFGDLHAYGPDAVRFYTKRKTITQRWPSAGVREGAVFSFPSSR; translated from the coding sequence ATGAACCACGACAAGAACGTCACCACCACCATCGGCCACCTGATCGACGGCAAGCTCGTTGCGGACACCGAGCGCACCCAACCGGTGTTCAACCCCGCCACCGGCCAATCCACCACCAGCGTGGCGCTGGCCAGCCAGGCCACAGTCGAAGCCGCAATTGCCTCGGCCGAGGCCGCCTTCCCGGCCTGGCGCAACACGCCGCCGCTCAAGCGCGCCCGCGTGATGAGCAAGCTGAAGGTGCTGCTCGAAGAAAACGCCGACAAGATCGCCGCCCTGATCACGGCTGAGCACGGCAAGGTGCTGAGCGACGCCCATGGAGAGCTGCAGCGCGGCATCGAGAACGTGGAATACGCGAGCTACGCGCCCGAGCTGCTCAAGGGCGAACACAGCCGCAACGTGGGCCTCAGCATCGACAGTTGGAGCGAATTCCAGGCGCTGGGTGTGACGGCGGGTATCACTCCCTTCAACTTCCCGGCCATGGTGCCGCTGTGGATGTGGCCCATGGCCGTGGCCTGCGGCAACACCTTTGTGCTCAAGCCGTCCGAGCGCGACCCCAGCAGCACGCTGTTCATCGCGCAGCTAGCGCTGGAGGCAGGCTTGCCACCCGGTGTGCTGAACGTGGTGAACGGCGACAAGTTGGCAGTGGACACGCTGCTGCGCGACCCCCGCGTGAAAGCCGTGAGCTTCGTCGGCTCCACGCCCATTGCCGAATACATCTACGCCGAAGGCTGCAAGCACGGCAAGCGCGTGCAGGCCCTGGGCGGCGCCAAGAATCACGCGGTGCTGATGCCCGATGCCGATGTGGACAACGCTGTGAGCGCGCTGATGGGCGCGGCCTACGGATCGTGCGGCGAGCGCTGCATGGCCATCCCGCTGCTGGTCGCCGTAGGCGACGAAGTGGGTGACGCCGTGATTGCGGGCCTCAAGACCGAGATCGCCCAAATGAAGGTCGGCCCCGGCACCGACAACGGCAACGACATGGGCCCGCTGGTCACCAAGCCCCACTTCGAGAAGGTGAAGGCCTATGTGGACAGCGGCGTGGCCGAAGGCGCCACGCTGGTGGTCGATGGCCGTGGCGTGAAGGTCGCGGGCCATGAGCAGGGCTACTTCCTGGGCGCCTGCCTGTTCGACAACGTGAAGCCCGGCATGAAGATCTACCAGGAAGAAATCTTCGGCCCCGTGCTGGGCGTGGTGCGCGTGAAGACGCTGCAGGAGGCCATGCAGCTCATCAACGACCACGAGTACGGCAACGGCACCTGCATCTTCACCCGCGACGGCGAGGCCGCCCGCTACTTCACCGACCACATCCAGGTCGGCATGGTGGGCGTGAACGTGCCCCTGCCGGTGCCCGTGGCCTACCACTCGTTCGGCGGCTGGAAGCGCAGCCTGTTCGGCGACCTGCACGCCTACGGCCCCGACGCCGTGCGCTTCTATACCAAGCGCAAGACCATCACGCAACGCTGGCCCTCGGCGGGCGTGCGTGAGGGGGCGGTGTTCAGCTTTCCGAGCAGCCGATAA
- a CDS encoding NADP-dependent malic enzyme translates to MPENTTAQNNNDSDKRAQLRRAALEYHEFPKPGKLSIAATKQMINQHDLALAYSPGVAAPCEEIVKDPANAFRYTSRGNLVAVISNGTAVLGLGDIGALASKPVMEGKAVLFKKFAGVDVFDIEIDEKDPAKLVEVIAALEPTFGAINLEDIKAPDCFYVERELRKRMKIPVFHDDQHGTAITVAAAIVNALKVANKKIEEVKLVTSGAGAAALACLNLLLKVGVQRKNVFVTDLAGVVYEGREELMDDDKRQFMQKTDARKLAEVMVGADVFLGLSAGNVLKPEMVATMAERPVIFALANPNPEITPELAHSVRSDIIMATGRSDYPNQVNNVLCFPYIFRGALDCGATTITDEMEIAAVHAIAELAQAEQSEVVAAAYVGEKLSFGPEYLIPKPFDPRLMMKIAPAVAQAAMDSGVAQRPITDMDAYRDRLQTFVYASGTTMKPIFDAARTAAKKRVAYAEGEEERVLRAAQIVVDEKIARPTLIGRPAIIAQRIEKFGLRLKEGVDYDVVNTDFDHRYRDFWQTYHRMTERKGVTQQVAKIEMRRRLTLIGSMMLHKGEVDGMICGTWGTTANHLHYIDQVIGKHEGGCPSTAQDVPVYACMNALLLPGRQMFLVDTHVNYDPTPEELAEITTMAAEEMMRFGIKPKAALLSHSNFGTTSHPSAVKMRQTLALLRQQAPWLEVDGEMHGDVALDGKARSALMPSSELTGDANLLVFPNIDAANIAYNLLKTAAGGGIAIGPVLLGAAKPVHILTPSATVRRIVNMTALTVADANALR, encoded by the coding sequence ATGCCCGAGAACACCACGGCCCAGAACAACAACGATTCCGACAAGCGTGCCCAGTTGCGCCGTGCCGCTCTCGAGTACCACGAGTTTCCCAAGCCCGGCAAGCTGTCGATTGCCGCGACCAAGCAGATGATCAACCAGCACGATCTCGCGCTGGCCTACTCGCCCGGCGTGGCCGCGCCCTGCGAAGAGATCGTGAAGGACCCCGCCAACGCCTTCCGCTACACCTCGCGCGGCAACCTGGTCGCCGTGATCTCCAACGGCACCGCCGTGCTGGGCCTGGGTGACATCGGAGCGCTGGCCTCCAAGCCGGTAATGGAAGGCAAGGCCGTCCTGTTCAAGAAGTTCGCGGGCGTGGATGTGTTCGACATCGAGATCGACGAGAAGGACCCCGCCAAGCTGGTGGAAGTGATCGCCGCACTGGAGCCGACCTTTGGCGCGATCAACCTCGAAGACATCAAGGCCCCCGACTGCTTTTACGTGGAGCGCGAGCTGCGCAAGCGCATGAAGATCCCGGTCTTCCACGACGACCAGCACGGCACGGCCATCACGGTGGCAGCGGCCATCGTGAATGCGCTCAAGGTCGCCAACAAGAAGATCGAAGAGGTCAAGCTGGTCACCAGCGGTGCGGGCGCTGCGGCCCTGGCCTGCCTGAACCTGCTGCTCAAGGTCGGCGTGCAGCGCAAGAACGTGTTCGTCACCGACCTGGCCGGCGTGGTGTACGAAGGCCGCGAAGAGCTGATGGACGACGACAAGCGCCAGTTCATGCAGAAGACCGACGCACGCAAGCTGGCCGAGGTGATGGTGGGCGCCGACGTGTTCCTCGGCCTATCGGCCGGCAACGTGCTCAAGCCTGAGATGGTGGCCACCATGGCCGAGCGCCCGGTGATCTTCGCGCTGGCCAACCCCAACCCCGAGATCACGCCCGAGCTGGCGCACAGCGTGCGCAGCGACATCATCATGGCCACGGGCCGCTCGGACTACCCCAACCAGGTCAACAACGTCCTGTGCTTCCCGTACATCTTCCGCGGCGCACTCGATTGCGGCGCCACCACCATCACCGATGAGATGGAAATCGCGGCCGTGCACGCCATCGCCGAGCTGGCCCAAGCCGAGCAGAGCGAAGTGGTGGCAGCCGCCTACGTGGGCGAAAAGCTGTCGTTCGGCCCCGAGTACCTGATCCCCAAGCCGTTCGACCCGCGCCTGATGATGAAGATTGCGCCGGCCGTGGCCCAGGCCGCAATGGACAGCGGCGTGGCCCAGCGCCCCATCACCGACATGGACGCCTACCGCGACCGGCTGCAGACCTTTGTCTATGCATCCGGCACCACGATGAAGCCCATCTTCGACGCCGCACGCACGGCCGCCAAGAAGCGGGTGGCCTACGCCGAAGGGGAAGAAGAACGCGTGCTGCGCGCCGCCCAGATCGTGGTGGACGAGAAGATCGCGCGCCCCACACTGATCGGGCGCCCGGCCATCATCGCCCAGCGCATCGAGAAATTTGGCCTGCGCCTGAAGGAAGGCGTGGACTACGACGTGGTCAATACCGATTTTGACCACCGCTACCGCGACTTCTGGCAGACCTACCACCGCATGACGGAGCGCAAGGGCGTGACCCAGCAGGTGGCGAAGATCGAGATGCGCCGGCGCCTCACGCTCATCGGCTCCATGATGCTCCACAAGGGCGAGGTGGACGGCATGATCTGCGGCACCTGGGGCACCACCGCCAACCACCTGCACTACATCGACCAGGTGATCGGCAAGCACGAGGGCGGCTGCCCCAGCACCGCGCAGGACGTGCCGGTGTATGCCTGCATGAACGCCCTGCTGTTGCCGGGCCGCCAGATGTTCCTGGTGGACACCCACGTGAACTACGACCCCACGCCCGAGGAGCTGGCCGAGATCACCACCATGGCCGCCGAGGAAATGATGCGCTTTGGCATCAAGCCCAAGGCCGCGCTGCTGTCGCACTCCAACTTCGGCACCACCAGCCACCCCAGTGCCGTGAAGATGCGCCAGACCCTCGCCCTGCTGCGCCAGCAGGCGCCCTGGCTGGAAGTGGACGGAGAAATGCACGGCGACGTGGCGCTGGACGGCAAGGCCCGCTCGGCACTCATGCCCAGCAGCGAACTGACCGGCGACGCCAACTTGCTGGTGTTCCCCAACATCGACGCCGCCAACATTGCCTACAACCTGCTCAAGACGGCGGCGGGCGGCGGCATTGCCATTGGCCCCGTGCTGCTGGGCGCTGCCAAACCGGTTCACATCCTGACACCCAGCGCCACCGTGCGCCGTATCGTGAACATGACAGCTCTCACCGTGGCGGATGCCAACGCGTTACGGTAA
- a CDS encoding ribonuclease domain-containing protein, translating to MLKAVATRARKAGLLCVLGVAFVLSPVAGHARKSPSTDGSITPIALAELPPQGRTTYALIREGGPFPYDKDGSVFGNRERLLPAQKRGYYREYTIRTPGSRDRGARRIVCGGKPRTPDACYYTSDHYASFREIVE from the coding sequence ATGCTGAAGGCTGTAGCCACCCGGGCGCGCAAAGCAGGGTTATTGTGTGTTTTGGGTGTTGCTTTCGTGCTGTCTCCGGTTGCGGGACATGCCCGGAAATCCCCGTCCACTGACGGGTCCATCACCCCCATCGCACTGGCCGAGTTGCCGCCCCAAGGGCGGACAACGTATGCGTTGATCCGTGAGGGCGGGCCCTTTCCGTACGACAAGGACGGATCGGTTTTCGGCAATCGCGAACGGCTGTTGCCCGCCCAAAAGCGGGGCTACTACCGTGAATACACCATCAGAACGCCAGGATCGCGCGACCGGGGAGCCCGGCGCATCGTGTGTGGCGGCAAGCCCCGGACGCCGGATGCCTGCTACTACACCAGCGACCACTACGCCAGTTTTCGCGAGATCGTCGAGTGA
- a CDS encoding barstar family protein translates to MQTPLRKDLETPLRGVRTNIVQSIRAFRVQDLQDAATSMGHHFLYANLAHAQSKQDVLDLIAAQFTFPSHFGKNFDALYDCMTDPLHKSGPQPGFIVVLEQIPATGKFDKEAREQLLDIFRDAADYWGDRKIPFRCFYSFL, encoded by the coding sequence ATGCAGACGCCACTTCGTAAAGACCTGGAAACGCCACTGCGTGGCGTGCGCACCAACATCGTGCAGTCCATTCGCGCGTTCCGCGTGCAGGACCTGCAGGATGCAGCCACCTCCATGGGTCACCATTTCTTGTACGCCAACCTGGCCCACGCGCAGTCCAAGCAGGATGTGCTGGACCTGATTGCCGCCCAATTCACCTTCCCGTCGCACTTCGGCAAGAACTTCGACGCGTTGTACGACTGCATGACAGACCCCTTGCACAAATCGGGCCCGCAGCCTGGTTTCATTGTGGTGCTGGAGCAGATCCCCGCCACGGGCAAGTTCGACAAGGAAGCGCGCGAGCAGTTGCTCGACATCTTCCGCGACGCGGCCGACTACTGGGGTGATCGCAAGATTCCTTTCCGGTGTTTCTATTCTTTTCTGTAG